Within the Mycobacterium gordonae genome, the region CGTGCGCCCGAACTCCAACACGGTGTTCATGGTGCTGCGCGACCCCGCGGCCGATATGTCGCTCTCGGTCACCTGCTCCCGCGATCTGGTGTCGAGCGCGCCGGTGCGACTGATTGAGGGTACCCAGGTGGTGGTCTGCGGCAAGCCTTCCTTCTATACGGGCCGGGGCACATTCTCGTTGCGGCTCAGTGAAATTCGTGCCGTGGGTGTCGGTGAGCTGCTGGCCCGCATCGAGCGGTTGCGCCGGCTGCTGGACGCCGAGGGATTGTTCGACCCACGGCTGAAGCGCCCGATCCCGTTTCTGCCCAACATGATCGGGTTAATCACCAGCCGGGCCAGTCATGCCGAACGCGATGTCACGACGGTCGCCGAAGCACGTTGGCCCGCAGTCCGATTCGCGATCCGCCATGCCGCGGTACAGGGGGTCAATGCCGTCGCACAGGTCGTCGAGGCGCTGCGCGACCTGGACGGACATCCCGAGGTGGACGTGATCGTGATCGCGCGCGGCGGCGGCAGCGTCGAGGATCTGCTGCCGTTCTCCGACGAGACACTATGCCGCGCGATCTCGGCCTGTCGAACGCCGGTGATCAGCGCGGTGGGACACGAGCCCGATAACCCGCTCTGCGATCTGGTCGCCGACCTGCGCGCCGCCACCCCCACCGACGCGGCCAAGAAAGTGGTTCCCGACACCTCCGCGGAACAACGCCTGATCGCCGACCTGCGCCGGCGCAATGCGCAGGCGCTGCGCAACTGGGTGTCCCGCGAAGAGCGGGCGCTGGCCGCGGTGCGCAGCCGTCCGGTGCTGGCCGACCCGCTGCGGATGGTGACCAGCCGCAGCGACGAAGTCGAGCGCGCCCGGTCCGCACTGCGGCGTGACATCAACCGGTTGCTCACCGCGGAAACCGAGCGCGTCGGCCACCTCGCCGCGCGGCTGTCTACGCTGGGCCCGGCCGCCACCCTGGCGCGCGGCTACGCCGTGGTCCAGGTGCTGGCAGCAGACCTGTCCCCAGACGATGGGCAGATCCTGCGCTCCGTCGACGACGCGCCGGCCGGCACCAGGCTGCGGGTGCGGGTCGCCGACGGCGCCATCGCAGCGGTGAGTGAAGGGCGTGCCGATGGTTCCTGAACAACAACGCGAGACGTCGCCGGTTACGCCCATTAGTCAGCTCGGCTATGAAAATTGCCGAGATGAGCTAATCGAAGTGGTGCGGCTTCTGGAACAGGGTGGGCTAGATCTGGACACGTCGCTGACGCTGTGGGAAAGAGGCGAGCAACTAGCCAAACGGTGCGAGGAGCACTTAGCTGGTGCCCGCCAACGCGTCACCGATGCACTGGCGTCGGGCGAAGCTCCGGAAAGCTGAGTGCCGCAAAACTCGTCCGCGAACTTGGTTCCGAACTGGAACACGTTTCAGTTATTCTCTCCCGCATGGGTGATCCATCACTGACAACCGAACTCGGCAGCGTCCTGGTCACCGGGGGCTCCGGCTTCGTCGGCGCTAACCTGGTGAGGACCTTGTTGGAGCGTGGCCATCGGGTCCGCTCCTTCGACCGCGCCCCCTCGCCACTGCCGCAGCACCCGAATCTGGAAGTGCTGCAGGGTGACATCACCGACAAGGCGGTCTGCGCGGCGGCGGTCGACGGCGTCGACACGATCATCCACACCGCGGCGATCATCGACCTAATGGGTGGCGCGTCGGTGACCGAGGAATACCGGCAGCGCAGTTTCTCGGTCAACCTCGGCGGCACCCAGAACCTGGTGGAAGCCGGCCAGAAGGCCGGCGTGAAGCGGTTCGTCTACACCGCCTCCAACAGTGTGGTGATGGAGGGTCAGAACATCGCCAACGGCGACGAGACGATGCCCTATACGAACCGCTTCAACGATCTCTACACCGAGACCAAGGTGGCCGCCGAGAAGTACGTGCTATCCCAGAACGGTGCCGAGGGGATGCTCACCTGCTCTATCCGTCCCAGCGGCATCTGGGGCACCGGCGACCAGACGATGTTCCGCAAGCTGTTCGAAAGCGTGCTCAAGGGTCACACGAAGGTTCTGGTCGGCCCGAAATCGGTGAAGCTGGATAACTCCTACGTACACAATCTGATTCACGGCTTCATCCTGGCCGGCGAGCACCTGGTGCCTGGGGGTAGCGCCCCCGGCCAGGCCTACTTCATCAACGACGGTGAACCGATCAACATGTTCGAGTTCGCCCGGCCGGTGATCGAGGCATGCGGCGAGAAGTGGCCGACGATCCGGATCCCCGCTCCCCCGGTGCGGTTGGCGATGACGGCATGGCAACGGCTGCACTTTCAATTCGGTGCCCCCGCACCGCTTCTCGAGCCGTTGGCAATCGAGCGCATCGCCATCAACAACTACTTCTCGATCGACAAGGCCCGCCGCGACCTGGGCTACGAGCCGCTGTTCACCACCGAGCAGGCCCTCAAGGAGTGCCTGCCGTACTACGTGGACCTGTTCCACAAGATGAAGACCGAGGCGCAGGCCGCCAAGAAGAAGTAGCGGCTGCTACCGGAAACTCACCATTTCGGCACCCCAGGCGTCCCGGATCCGGGCGTCGACGTCGTGCACGACCGTGTCGGCTTTGTCGATCACCAGGCAGGCCCGATCGGTCACGTCGTAGCGCGGCCACAGCGTTTCACCCGCCGGGCCGGTCGGCTCACCGCCGGTGGCGAAGTTGATCCACCGGGCCTGCATCCGCTGGGAGACCGCCGTCGCGGTCCTGGCCCCGCCCAGCTTGAGTGTCACGTCCTGCGGCCCACCGAGAGTGCCCCAGACATAAGGCAATTCGGTGGCGTGGGCGGCGCGGACAAGGAGCAGCTTGAACAGGGGTGTCGCGTAGTCGAACCGGTACAGGTACACCGGCGCGACCGCGCTGTGCCCTTGGGCCAGCCACATCGTGGGCAACCGGAAACCGATATCGGTGGCCATGTTGACCACGCGCGATTTGTGCCGGCCGGTGTAGGCCGATCCGATCTCGTCCACGGTCGGCAACTGCAGGTCGGGCTGCTCGGCGGCGATCTGGTCGAACATCGACGTGATGGCGCGAGGAGTGATCGGCATCAGCGGTGAGCGCATCAACCTGAACAGCGCCGCCTCGTTCTTGTTGGTGCCGATGACCAGCGGAACCGGCAGCAGCCGGCCTTCCTGCGCCAGTTTGACGGGATAGTCGTGCAGCAGGTCGCCGTCGACGATCGGGACGAAGGCCAGCGTGCCCGGATTGCGCACGGGCACTTCGTTGAACACTTCCTGCGTTGCG harbors:
- the xseA gene encoding exodeoxyribonuclease VII large subunit, which encodes MTPAAQTNSAENPFPVRAVAIRVAGWIDKLGTVWVEGQLAQINVRPNSNTVFMVLRDPAADMSLSVTCSRDLVSSAPVRLIEGTQVVVCGKPSFYTGRGTFSLRLSEIRAVGVGELLARIERLRRLLDAEGLFDPRLKRPIPFLPNMIGLITSRASHAERDVTTVAEARWPAVRFAIRHAAVQGVNAVAQVVEALRDLDGHPEVDVIVIARGGGSVEDLLPFSDETLCRAISACRTPVISAVGHEPDNPLCDLVADLRAATPTDAAKKVVPDTSAEQRLIADLRRRNAQALRNWVSREERALAAVRSRPVLADPLRMVTSRSDEVERARSALRRDINRLLTAETERVGHLAARLSTLGPAATLARGYAVVQVLAADLSPDDGQILRSVDDAPAGTRLRVRVADGAIAAVSEGRADGS
- a CDS encoding exodeoxyribonuclease VII small subunit, with the translated sequence MVPEQQRETSPVTPISQLGYENCRDELIEVVRLLEQGGLDLDTSLTLWERGEQLAKRCEEHLAGARQRVTDALASGEAPES
- a CDS encoding 3-beta-hydroxysteroid dehydrogenase; protein product: MLSRMGDPSLTTELGSVLVTGGSGFVGANLVRTLLERGHRVRSFDRAPSPLPQHPNLEVLQGDITDKAVCAAAVDGVDTIIHTAAIIDLMGGASVTEEYRQRSFSVNLGGTQNLVEAGQKAGVKRFVYTASNSVVMEGQNIANGDETMPYTNRFNDLYTETKVAAEKYVLSQNGAEGMLTCSIRPSGIWGTGDQTMFRKLFESVLKGHTKVLVGPKSVKLDNSYVHNLIHGFILAGEHLVPGGSAPGQAYFINDGEPINMFEFARPVIEACGEKWPTIRIPAPPVRLAMTAWQRLHFQFGAPAPLLEPLAIERIAINNYFSIDKARRDLGYEPLFTTEQALKECLPYYVDLFHKMKTEAQAAKKK